From Halotia branconii CENA392, the proteins below share one genomic window:
- a CDS encoding TMEM143 family protein — MTVHENREAFIPYNRTDIIKLCLQDGQLDQAETETFKEFCQILAAYYHFRFYHTLEIIKENYIPFNPNADIQPMTPPTFEQYDEMELKVVDAFKNIVERANYILLPQPLVQRALDTKSLIDLKTQVDFDEFDRFICYYQGDTNKKISIKKLFFWQEEKIIDIFERIVLLVKFKEADYFRNKKDKINELKFIPGKMYVYFYKNIPKLDIDLLFPNVATSMTWKDRLLFGIPAIGAAIPLILRALPNLLLLLAAILLVLNIPFFIESLDVEPDKVRNVMPVLVATLSLAIALGGFAFKQYTNYKNKKIKFQKDVTETLFFKNLANNASVFQMFIDLAEEEECKEIILVYYHLLTSPIPLNPQQLDARIETWMEKKLGTTINFDIQGPLNNLENIYGKVNTNDKTAPEIPLLTYDDQGCCHVLPLEDARRVIDYVWDNAFLYNGINLS, encoded by the coding sequence ATGACTGTTCACGAAAACCGAGAAGCATTTATTCCCTACAATCGCACCGATATTATCAAACTTTGTCTGCAAGATGGTCAGCTAGATCAAGCCGAGACAGAAACATTTAAAGAATTTTGTCAAATCTTAGCTGCATATTATCACTTTCGCTTTTATCACACCTTAGAAATTATCAAAGAAAACTACATACCCTTCAACCCCAATGCAGATATCCAACCCATGACTCCACCAACATTTGAACAGTATGATGAAATGGAGTTAAAAGTGGTTGATGCATTTAAAAATATTGTGGAAAGAGCTAATTATATTCTTTTACCTCAACCACTTGTGCAACGAGCATTAGATACAAAATCTCTAATTGATTTAAAAACGCAAGTTGATTTCGATGAATTTGATCGATTCATCTGCTATTATCAGGGCGACACTAATAAAAAAATTTCGATCAAAAAATTATTTTTTTGGCAAGAAGAAAAAATTATTGATATTTTTGAGCGAATTGTATTGCTAGTTAAATTCAAAGAAGCAGATTATTTTAGGAATAAAAAAGATAAAATCAATGAATTGAAATTTATTCCCGGTAAAATGTATGTCTACTTCTATAAGAATATTCCCAAACTAGATATTGACTTGCTCTTTCCTAACGTAGCAACGAGTATGACCTGGAAAGATCGATTACTATTTGGGATTCCTGCCATTGGTGCAGCAATTCCGCTAATATTAAGAGCATTGCCAAACCTATTATTACTGCTTGCTGCGATTTTACTGGTGCTAAATATACCATTTTTTATCGAATCATTAGATGTAGAACCAGATAAAGTCCGCAATGTAATGCCCGTATTAGTAGCGACTCTATCATTAGCGATCGCCTTAGGTGGATTTGCCTTTAAACAATATACTAATTATAAAAACAAAAAAATCAAATTTCAAAAAGATGTCACAGAAACACTGTTTTTCAAAAATTTAGCTAATAACGCTAGTGTATTTCAAATGTTCATCGATTTAGCTGAAGAAGAAGAATGTAAAGAAATCATCTTAGTGTATTATCATTTACTCACTAGCCCGATTCCCCTCAATCCTCAACAATTAGATGCTCGCATCGAAACTTGGATGGAGAAAAAACTAGGCACGACAATCAATTTTGATATCCAAGGGCCATTGAATAATCTAGAAAATATTTATGGCAAGGTAAACACAAATGACAAAACAGCACCGGAAATTCCTTTATTGACTTATGATGACCAGGGATGTTGTCATGTTCTTCCTTTAGAGGATGCGAGGAGGGTAATTGATTATGTTTGGGATAATGCTTTTTTATATAATGGGATAAATTTGTCATAA
- a CDS encoding extracellular solute-binding protein, translated as MDLSEPPKLLVPYVSGLIILCISVLWLVDQFVTWFRTRTSDFPFEPLIATATALGLLFVSPGLEEKDWTLSWVIFLIALAVLIWMMGKIQNIKRWQFQTVIAIFVLVNVILFWNYNQNDLHGETIKVMLQTEPDRESIDNYWTRTWEKSAAEQFQKDFGVKVEIIPVKTGVSKRLDQFLEALDPELPLKQGDEVDVFAIDVIWTGLMARHAANLQPIFQDFSNKFNFNIFENNKVRVGNNTKLVAVPWFIDNGLLFYRKDLLKKYFQSDLPPNTWQELEQKAVEIQNQERKLGNKDFWGFVWQGDPSEGLVCNALEWQFSHGGGTVVAVKNNVIDVDINVEATTKAFERAKNWIGKISPPDILIDYDHKKAYRTWRKGNAAFMRNWLYAYSDTFKESPELPNLQGDVGVTLLPKGDDKNATYASALGGWQLMINAHSQGKQKKAAIEFVKFLLSREQQKLLALKTGKVPALKELYTDAEVLDKLPFLNDNEDNSKLNKLFTGESPVIVQRPSSLTDRSYPIISEVYLNGVRNILQRNVVDTRKAVEMLRDRVKNHLNT; from the coding sequence ATGGATCTATCGGAACCGCCAAAATTGCTTGTTCCCTATGTAAGTGGATTGATTATCTTATGCATCTCTGTACTTTGGTTAGTTGATCAGTTTGTAACTTGGTTCCGTACTCGCACTAGTGACTTTCCCTTTGAGCCACTAATTGCTACAGCTACTGCTCTTGGGCTTTTATTTGTCTCTCCTGGCTTAGAAGAGAAAGATTGGACATTGTCATGGGTAATCTTTCTCATCGCCTTAGCGGTGTTGATATGGATGATGGGAAAAATACAAAATATCAAAAGGTGGCAATTCCAGACAGTGATTGCTATTTTTGTCCTTGTAAATGTAATACTATTTTGGAATTATAATCAGAATGACTTGCATGGTGAGACAATCAAGGTGATGTTGCAAACTGAACCGGATCGTGAGTCAATTGATAATTATTGGACACGCACTTGGGAGAAGAGTGCTGCTGAACAATTTCAAAAAGATTTTGGTGTAAAAGTCGAAATTATTCCTGTTAAAACTGGAGTTAGTAAACGTCTAGATCAATTTTTAGAAGCACTTGATCCAGAACTTCCACTCAAGCAAGGGGATGAAGTTGATGTGTTTGCTATTGACGTAATTTGGACTGGGTTAATGGCAAGACACGCAGCAAATTTACAACCAATTTTTCAGGACTTTTCCAATAAATTTAATTTTAATATCTTTGAAAATAATAAAGTTCGTGTAGGTAATAATACTAAGCTTGTCGCTGTACCTTGGTTCATTGATAATGGGCTACTTTTTTATCGCAAAGACCTACTGAAAAAGTATTTTCAAAGCGACCTTCCACCAAATACTTGGCAGGAGTTGGAACAGAAGGCTGTGGAAATTCAGAATCAAGAGCGAAAGCTAGGAAATAAGGACTTCTGGGGTTTTGTTTGGCAAGGTGATCCATCTGAAGGGTTAGTATGTAACGCTCTTGAGTGGCAGTTTTCTCATGGTGGCGGTACTGTTGTTGCCGTAAAGAATAACGTCATAGATGTAGATATTAATGTAGAAGCAACTACTAAAGCATTTGAGCGAGCAAAAAACTGGATTGGTAAAATTTCGCCACCGGATATCCTTATAGACTACGATCATAAAAAGGCATACCGAACTTGGAGAAAAGGCAATGCTGCCTTCATGCGTAACTGGCTATATGCTTACTCCGATACCTTTAAGGAAAGTCCAGAGCTGCCAAATCTTCAAGGTGATGTTGGGGTGACGTTATTACCTAAAGGTGATGATAAGAATGCAACCTATGCTTCCGCATTAGGCGGATGGCAGTTAATGATTAATGCTCATTCTCAAGGAAAGCAAAAGAAAGCTGCAATTGAGTTTGTAAAATTCTTATTAAGTAGGGAGCAACAAAAATTACTTGCACTTAAAACTGGTAAAGTTCCTGCCTTAAAAGAACTTTATACTGATGCAGAAGTCTTGGATAAGCTTCCATTTCTTAATGATAATGAGGATAATTCTAAACTCAACAAGCTGTTTACGGGTGAATCTCCTGTGATTGTGCAAAGACCATCCTCTTTAACAGATAGAAGTTACCCTATAATATCGGAGGTTTATCTTAATGGAGTTCGCAACATATTACAACGTAATGTTGTAGATACGCGAAAAGCTGTAGAGATGTTACGGGATAGAGTGAAGAATCATCTCAATACTTAA